From Nitratidesulfovibrio vulgaris str. Hildenborough, a single genomic window includes:
- a CDS encoding PEP/pyruvate-binding domain-containing protein, translated as MASLLTKLRALFDRPPDPVALAEAERLRAVYRERCGHFRHLLSANKTALEVMADMEETLRGGRPFGLHYVRGASTRVTASVFQMVRALNSLTEDRYRDLYASFDAVRTAIEACLGSRHRSERGPLVLPIADISLDMADETGGKMANLGEIRRRLGISVPDGFVVTASGFQYFMAANGLQEEIDRRIQAANAGRLDEVFALSSSIQSLILRAPVPDDLAAAITAEVERLAACHAGPLRLAVRSSAVGEDALGASFAGQYRSELNVTPEDVLDTWREVVASKYGVTAMTYRHNRGIPDEDVAMCVGGLVMVDALAGGVAYSRNPLDLRDNTVVINAVAGLPKAVVDGSWTPDVFVVSRDVPPRLVRREIASKPGRFVCDPVEGVRLVELPEAERTLPSIDDALAVEIASLAAGFEVYYGEPQDIEWALAPDGQLVILQSRPLKEAVHEAPLDIAAAAGPDVPGGGGSAYPVLLAGGAAASPGTGAGDVYVVRRDADLLGFPDGAVLVVERSLPRWAPLLGRAAAVVAEAGGTAGHLASVAREYGVPALFGIEGCVAALEGAGTVTVDADNRRVHPGRIEALLERTPPRNLMQGSPVFETLQQVARLVVPLNLLDPESPSFAPGNCRTLHDITRFCHEKSVDALFGAHEGSPAEALAGKQLRAGVKLQYWVIDIDDGFIDPVPGKVVDIANIRSLPMLYLWDGMVAVPWAGPPTLDAQGFFSVVFESTANPDLEATAASPLANKNFLMVSADFCNLQARFGYHFCTVEAQAGDDAHGNYVSFHFKGGAASPDRRVSRALLVAEVLEEQGFRVDVKEDALFASCEGQPREETLALTRLLGYLIIHTRQVDMIMHNATARAALHQRLRDEMLAVRQRPAVVVPYVQPHR; from the coding sequence ATGGCGTCGCTGCTCACGAAGCTACGGGCGCTGTTCGACCGCCCCCCCGACCCGGTGGCACTGGCCGAGGCCGAGAGGCTGCGCGCTGTCTACCGCGAACGGTGCGGGCATTTCAGGCACTTGCTCTCTGCCAACAAGACCGCGCTCGAGGTCATGGCCGACATGGAGGAGACGCTGCGCGGCGGGCGGCCTTTCGGGCTGCACTACGTAAGGGGCGCGTCCACGCGTGTCACGGCCAGCGTATTCCAGATGGTGCGGGCACTGAACAGCCTCACGGAAGACAGGTACCGCGACCTCTACGCCAGCTTCGACGCGGTGCGCACCGCCATCGAAGCATGCCTCGGCAGCCGCCACCGCAGTGAACGGGGGCCGCTGGTGCTGCCCATCGCCGACATCAGCCTCGACATGGCTGACGAGACGGGGGGCAAGATGGCCAATCTGGGCGAGATACGGCGCCGCCTCGGCATCTCCGTGCCCGATGGCTTCGTGGTGACCGCTTCGGGGTTCCAGTACTTCATGGCGGCCAATGGCCTTCAGGAGGAGATAGACAGGCGCATTCAGGCGGCCAACGCCGGACGCCTCGATGAGGTGTTCGCCCTGTCGTCATCCATCCAGTCGCTCATCCTGCGTGCGCCCGTGCCGGACGACCTCGCAGCCGCCATCACCGCCGAGGTGGAACGCCTTGCCGCCTGCCATGCCGGGCCTCTGCGTCTTGCCGTGCGCAGCAGCGCCGTGGGCGAGGACGCGCTGGGCGCCTCTTTCGCCGGGCAGTACCGTTCCGAACTCAATGTGACGCCTGAAGACGTGCTCGATACATGGCGCGAGGTGGTCGCCAGCAAATACGGCGTCACCGCCATGACCTACCGCCACAACCGGGGTATCCCCGATGAGGATGTGGCCATGTGCGTGGGTGGCCTCGTCATGGTCGATGCCCTTGCCGGTGGCGTGGCCTACAGCCGTAATCCACTCGACCTGCGCGACAACACCGTGGTCATCAATGCGGTCGCGGGGCTGCCCAAGGCTGTGGTCGACGGCAGCTGGACGCCTGACGTCTTCGTCGTCTCGCGTGACGTCCCCCCGCGCCTCGTCCGGCGCGAGATAGCCTCCAAACCCGGACGTTTCGTGTGCGACCCCGTCGAGGGGGTGCGCCTTGTGGAACTGCCCGAGGCGGAGCGTACCCTGCCTTCCATAGATGATGCACTGGCGGTGGAGATAGCCTCTCTGGCGGCGGGCTTCGAAGTCTACTACGGCGAACCGCAGGATATCGAATGGGCGCTCGCCCCCGACGGGCAGCTGGTCATCCTGCAAAGCCGCCCCCTCAAGGAGGCGGTACACGAGGCGCCGCTGGACATCGCCGCAGCCGCCGGGCCGGATGTGCCGGGCGGAGGCGGGTCGGCGTATCCCGTGCTGCTTGCGGGTGGTGCCGCCGCCAGCCCCGGGACGGGGGCCGGAGACGTGTATGTGGTGCGGCGTGACGCCGACCTTCTGGGCTTCCCGGACGGGGCGGTCCTCGTCGTGGAGCGTTCGTTGCCCCGCTGGGCCCCATTGCTGGGGCGGGCTGCCGCCGTGGTGGCCGAGGCGGGCGGCACGGCGGGGCATCTTGCCAGCGTGGCGCGCGAATACGGCGTTCCCGCGCTTTTCGGCATCGAAGGCTGTGTGGCTGCGCTGGAAGGGGCGGGCACGGTCACCGTGGATGCGGACAACCGCAGGGTCCATCCCGGCAGGATAGAGGCCCTTCTCGAACGGACGCCGCCCCGCAACCTCATGCAGGGCAGCCCCGTCTTCGAGACCTTGCAACAGGTGGCACGCCTTGTGGTGCCGCTCAATCTGCTCGACCCCGAGTCGCCTTCGTTCGCCCCAGGCAACTGCCGCACCCTGCACGACATCACCCGTTTCTGCCACGAGAAGTCGGTGGATGCCCTCTTCGGTGCACATGAAGGCTCGCCCGCCGAGGCCTTGGCGGGAAAGCAGCTGCGCGCCGGGGTGAAGTTGCAGTACTGGGTCATCGACATCGACGATGGCTTCATCGACCCCGTGCCGGGCAAGGTGGTCGACATCGCCAACATCCGTTCGCTGCCCATGCTGTACCTGTGGGATGGCATGGTGGCCGTGCCATGGGCCGGGCCGCCCACGCTGGACGCGCAGGGGTTCTTCTCCGTGGTGTTCGAAAGCACCGCCAACCCCGACCTTGAGGCTACAGCCGCCAGCCCGCTGGCCAACAAGAACTTCCTGATGGTGTCCGCCGACTTCTGCAACCTGCAGGCGCGTTTCGGCTACCACTTCTGCACCGTCGAGGCGCAGGCGGGTGACGATGCCCACGGCAACTATGTGAGTTTCCATTTCAAGGGCGGGGCCGCCAGCCCCGACAGACGGGTGTCGCGCGCCTTGCTGGTCGCCGAGGTGCTGGAGGAACAGGGCTTTCGGGTGGACGTGAAAGAGGATGCCCTCTTCGCCTCATGCGAAGGGCAGCCGCGCGAGGAGACACTGGCGCTCACGCGGCTGCTTGGTTACCTGATCATCCATACCCGTCAGGTGGACATGATCATGCACAACGCCACTGCACGCGCGGCCTTGCACCAGCGCTTGCGTGACGAGATGCTAGCGGTGCGCCAGCGGCCCGCCGTCGTCGTCCCCTATGTGCAGCCGCACCGTTAG
- a CDS encoding response regulator, with amino-acid sequence MNILIVDDETEFLELVGKRLARRGMDVTTASSGEEALTLAEGRVFDVVVLDVKMPGIDGLETLRRLRVMHPTMPVLLLTGHASLGSAVSGMELGAFDYMLKPVAINELIIKLNEAARLGGA; translated from the coding sequence ATGAACATACTCATCGTCGACGACGAGACGGAATTCCTCGAACTGGTGGGTAAGCGCCTTGCGCGGCGCGGCATGGACGTGACCACGGCCTCCAGCGGCGAAGAAGCGCTCACCTTGGCCGAGGGGCGTGTCTTCGACGTCGTCGTGCTCGACGTGAAGATGCCGGGCATCGACGGACTGGAGACGCTGCGCCGCCTTCGCGTCATGCACCCCACCATGCCGGTTCTGCTGCTCACGGGGCACGCCAGCCTCGGTTCTGCCGTCAGCGGGATGGAACTGGGGGCCTTCGACTACATGCTCAAGCCTGTGGCCATCAACGAACTCATCATCAAGCTCAACGAGGCCGCCCGACTGGGCGGGGCCTAG
- a CDS encoding sensor histidine kinase: MGGRFDDGRMPFSFARALSWVSLVLILTSSIVLSVVISNNARETLLRKQQDFAILLAENLNHQIYRRFTLPTLIGFGRVALRQPVQYERLDQVIQSTIHGLHVARLRIYDHSKVVSYSSDRSELGRTDLAPPDTDEALQGDEPSFDIVPGISFWRVMFLLDQEPGSYMLRTIYPLRIENRQSSLDNDGAVMGVLEFTQDITGDLGTVMRFQWLIVLTSLVSSVVLFALLQMFIRRAERIFAERVQEKQRLERELHQHEKLASMGRVIASIAHEIRNPLGIIRSSAELLLKRAANGGGSGGGGSNGSGGISGSNGSGGSNGNRASNGDAMSRRILEAIYDESMRLSQTVNDFLDYARPRKPREDAVEVGLVLDQVLTFLEPELERRGVTIARDTAADLWTTGDKDLLYRAFYNIMVNGVQAMDGPGGITMQGRALPDDGVVEVSFRDSGPGFDQNTRAKLLDPFFTTKENGTGLGLPIVNSIVTSHGGTLQLDNAPEGGAIVTVRLPAVQNGRTPTQP; the protein is encoded by the coding sequence GTGGGGGGAAGGTTCGACGACGGCAGGATGCCCTTCAGCTTCGCCCGTGCGCTGTCATGGGTGTCGCTGGTGCTCATCCTCACCTCCAGCATCGTGCTTTCGGTGGTCATCAGCAACAACGCCCGCGAGACGTTGCTGCGCAAGCAGCAGGATTTCGCCATCCTGCTCGCCGAGAACCTCAACCACCAGATATACCGGCGCTTCACCCTGCCCACCCTGATAGGGTTCGGGCGTGTGGCGTTGCGCCAGCCCGTGCAGTACGAGCGGCTCGATCAGGTCATCCAGTCGACCATCCACGGGCTGCATGTGGCGCGCCTGCGCATCTACGACCACAGCAAGGTGGTGTCGTACTCCAGCGACCGCAGTGAACTCGGTCGCACCGACCTTGCACCGCCCGACACCGACGAGGCGTTGCAGGGCGACGAACCCAGCTTCGACATCGTACCGGGTATCTCGTTCTGGCGGGTGATGTTCCTGCTCGATCAGGAACCGGGGTCGTACATGCTGCGCACCATCTACCCGTTGCGCATCGAGAACCGTCAAAGCTCGCTGGACAACGACGGCGCGGTCATGGGCGTGCTGGAGTTCACACAGGACATCACGGGTGACCTCGGCACGGTGATGCGCTTCCAGTGGCTCATCGTGCTCACCTCGCTGGTGTCTTCGGTGGTGCTGTTCGCCTTGCTCCAGATGTTCATCCGCCGGGCCGAGCGCATCTTCGCCGAACGCGTGCAGGAGAAGCAGCGTCTCGAACGGGAACTGCACCAGCACGAGAAGCTTGCCAGCATGGGCCGGGTCATCGCCAGCATCGCCCATGAGATTCGCAATCCGCTCGGCATCATCCGCTCCAGTGCGGAGTTGCTGCTGAAACGCGCGGCCAACGGCGGCGGTAGCGGTGGCGGGGGGAGCAACGGCAGCGGCGGTATAAGTGGCAGCAATGGCAGCGGTGGCAGCAACGGAAATCGCGCCAGTAACGGCGATGCCATGTCGCGTCGCATCCTCGAAGCCATCTATGACGAGTCCATGCGCCTCAGCCAGACGGTGAACGACTTCCTCGACTATGCACGTCCGCGCAAGCCGAGAGAGGACGCCGTTGAAGTCGGGCTGGTGCTCGATCAGGTGCTGACCTTTCTGGAACCCGAACTCGAACGACGCGGCGTGACCATAGCGCGCGACACCGCAGCCGACCTGTGGACGACCGGAGACAAGGACCTGCTCTACCGGGCGTTTTACAACATCATGGTCAACGGGGTACAGGCTATGGACGGGCCCGGTGGCATCACCATGCAGGGCCGCGCCCTGCCCGATGACGGCGTCGTGGAGGTGAGCTTCCGCGACAGCGGCCCCGGCTTCGACCAGAACACCCGCGCCAAACTGCTCGACCCGTTCTTCACCACCAAGGAGAACGGCACGGGACTGGGACTGCCCATCGTCAACAGCATCGTGACCAGCCACGGCGGCACGCTCCAACTCGACAACGCCCCGGAGGGCGGCGCCATCGTCACCGTGCGCCTGCCCGCCGTACAGAACGGACGGACACCCACGCAACCATGA
- a CDS encoding cysteine hydrolase family protein, with amino-acid sequence MDNDSTMRQWAGCTPPTAIDPARTALLCIDYELEFFAGHLHVPHGPQAVMQGARLVEWADAHGMTVVHVRHVASDPASSLFGAQGGMIDFHPDVEPKPHHLVFSKHLPSAFADTGLEEALRTRGIDTLVVAGLMTHMCVTSAVADASYRGFSVIVAADACADRNLPAHDGHGIIPHLAIHRNALAALADRFADVMDTDAIIALAIV; translated from the coding sequence ATGGACAACGACAGCACCATGCGGCAATGGGCAGGCTGCACACCGCCCACCGCCATCGACCCCGCGCGCACTGCGCTCCTGTGCATCGACTACGAGCTTGAGTTCTTCGCCGGACACCTTCACGTCCCCCACGGGCCGCAGGCGGTCATGCAGGGGGCGCGACTGGTCGAGTGGGCCGACGCCCACGGCATGACCGTGGTACATGTCCGGCATGTGGCGTCGGACCCTGCGTCGTCGCTGTTCGGCGCACAGGGGGGGATGATCGATTTCCACCCCGACGTGGAACCGAAACCGCATCATCTTGTGTTTTCGAAACACCTGCCCAGTGCCTTTGCCGATACGGGGCTTGAAGAGGCCTTGCGTACGCGGGGTATCGACACTCTGGTGGTGGCGGGCCTCATGACCCACATGTGCGTGACCAGTGCCGTCGCAGATGCCAGCTATCGCGGTTTTTCGGTCATCGTGGCGGCCGACGCCTGTGCCGACCGTAACCTGCCAGCCCATGACGGGCATGGCATCATCCCCCATCTCGCCATCCATCGAAACGCCCTTGCCGCACTCGCCGACCGCTTCGCCGATGTGATGGATACCGACGCCATCATCGCACTGGCTATCGTGTAG
- a CDS encoding amphi-Trp domain-containing protein produces the protein MEKKKLCLNTRLVCADAAGVIDALAEGLKERCLRIQKGDETLVLTPPEAVDLELEARLKDGRGKITLEISWRVSEDGEHEAEDGEDDEPGQSGASGEARLDDEAEVLIDAAEITPGEGAAQAMSDAPAVKEGKDRKSHKRKS, from the coding sequence ATGGAGAAGAAGAAACTCTGCCTCAACACCCGTCTCGTCTGTGCCGACGCGGCGGGGGTCATCGACGCCCTTGCCGAAGGCCTGAAGGAACGGTGCCTGCGTATCCAGAAAGGGGACGAGACCTTGGTGCTTACGCCGCCAGAGGCCGTCGACCTTGAACTCGAGGCCAGACTCAAGGACGGGCGAGGCAAGATAACCCTCGAAATATCGTGGCGTGTCTCCGAAGATGGAGAACATGAGGCTGAAGACGGGGAAGATGACGAACCCGGTCAGTCGGGTGCGTCGGGCGAGGCACGCCTCGATGACGAGGCCGAGGTGCTCATCGATGCTGCGGAGATAACCCCCGGTGAAGGGGCGGCACAGGCCATGAGTGATGCACCCGCAGTGAAGGAAGGCAAGGACAGGAAGTCCCACAAGCGGAAGTCCTGA
- a CDS encoding FAD-dependent oxidoreductase produces the protein MPKHVVVIGAVALGPKAACRFKRLDPEAHVTMIDQASRISYGGCGIPYYVSGEVSNIESLQATPYNVVRDPEFFRINKDVEALVETRAHAIDRAAHTVEIENLRTGERRTLKYDKLVLALGSKANRPPVEGMDLAGVTPVTNLDEAEFVQHAISAGEVSKAVIVGGGFIGLEMAVSLADMWGIDTTVVELADQIMPGFTSKSLSQMLRHDLEKNDVVVHTGEKVVRLEGENGKVARVITDKRTLDADLVILAAGVSPNTQLARDAGLELDPRGAIIVDTRMRTSDPDIFAGGDCVTIPNLVTGKPGFFPLGSMANRQGRVIGTNLADGDATFPGAVGSWAVKLFEGSASGAGLTVEGALREGYDAVNVHVEQFDRAHFYPEKTIMTLQLVVDRPTRRVLGIQGFSTLGDALTARINAVATMLASKPTVEDISNAEVVYSPPFASAMDIVNVAGNVADNVLAGRCRLVGTEEFVQLWEGRKDADICFVDTRLAANAVPLVEKYGDEWINIPEEELAARIDEIPRDKTVMLVCNTGLRSFESQLILDRLGLTNTKSVAGGMVAIHKIGGDI, from the coding sequence ATGCCGAAGCATGTCGTCGTCATCGGCGCAGTGGCCCTCGGGCCCAAGGCCGCCTGCCGCTTCAAACGTCTCGACCCCGAAGCCCACGTCACCATGATCGACCAGGCATCGCGCATCTCTTACGGCGGTTGCGGCATCCCCTACTACGTGTCCGGAGAGGTGAGCAACATCGAGTCGTTGCAGGCCACACCCTACAACGTGGTTCGCGACCCCGAGTTCTTCCGCATCAACAAGGACGTGGAGGCACTGGTCGAGACCCGCGCCCATGCCATCGACCGGGCCGCCCATACGGTGGAGATCGAGAACCTGCGCACGGGTGAACGCCGCACCCTCAAATACGACAAGCTGGTGCTCGCCCTCGGCAGCAAAGCCAACAGGCCTCCTGTCGAAGGCATGGACCTTGCCGGGGTCACTCCCGTCACCAACCTCGACGAAGCCGAGTTCGTGCAACACGCCATCTCCGCCGGAGAGGTCTCCAAGGCCGTCATCGTGGGCGGCGGCTTCATCGGCCTTGAAATGGCCGTGAGCCTTGCCGACATGTGGGGCATCGACACCACCGTGGTGGAACTCGCCGACCAGATCATGCCGGGCTTCACGTCAAAGTCGCTTTCGCAGATGCTGCGCCACGACCTTGAGAAGAACGACGTCGTCGTGCACACCGGCGAGAAGGTCGTCCGCCTTGAAGGCGAGAACGGCAAGGTCGCCCGCGTGATCACCGACAAGCGCACCCTCGACGCCGACCTCGTCATCCTTGCCGCCGGGGTATCGCCCAACACCCAACTGGCACGCGACGCCGGACTCGAACTCGACCCCCGCGGCGCCATCATCGTCGACACCCGCATGCGCACCTCCGACCCCGACATCTTCGCCGGGGGCGACTGCGTCACCATACCCAACCTCGTCACGGGCAAGCCCGGCTTCTTCCCGCTGGGTTCCATGGCCAACCGTCAGGGGCGTGTCATCGGCACCAACCTCGCAGATGGTGACGCCACCTTCCCCGGCGCCGTGGGCAGCTGGGCCGTGAAGCTCTTCGAGGGCTCCGCCTCCGGTGCGGGCCTTACGGTCGAAGGCGCGCTTCGCGAAGGGTATGACGCCGTCAACGTGCACGTGGAACAGTTCGACCGCGCCCATTTCTACCCCGAAAAGACCATCATGACCCTGCAACTGGTGGTGGACAGGCCCACCCGCCGTGTGCTCGGCATTCAGGGGTTCTCGACACTTGGCGATGCTCTCACGGCACGCATCAATGCCGTGGCGACCATGCTGGCTTCAAAGCCCACCGTCGAGGACATCAGCAACGCCGAAGTGGTCTACTCGCCGCCCTTCGCCTCTGCCATGGACATCGTCAACGTGGCGGGCAACGTGGCAGACAACGTGCTGGCGGGCCGCTGCCGTCTCGTGGGCACGGAAGAGTTCGTCCAGCTGTGGGAAGGCCGCAAGGATGCCGACATATGCTTCGTCGACACGCGCCTTGCCGCCAACGCCGTCCCGCTGGTGGAGAAATACGGTGATGAATGGATCAACATCCCCGAAGAGGAACTCGCCGCCCGCATCGACGAAATCCCGCGTGACAAGACCGTCATGCTGGTGTGCAACACCGGTCTGCGTTCCTTCGAGTCGCAACTCATCCTCGACAGACTCGGCCTGACCAACACCAAGAGTGTTGCCGGGGGCATGGTCGCCATCCACAAGATTGGCGGCGATATCTAG
- a CDS encoding sigma-54-dependent transcriptional regulator, whose product MSETTHILVIDDEKNYLLVLEALLTDAGYAVTALNDPETALAFLEESEVDVVITDMKMPRVTGREVLERVKKTWPHIPVCIMTAFGSIEGAVDVMKYGAFDYITKPFSNDELLLSVQNAAELSRVHRQYRALRANLEERYGTHQIIGRSKAIREVLDMVDRAAPSRSTVLITGESGTGKELVARAIHFSSPRNSGPFVSVNCMALNPGVLESELFGHEKGSFTGAMAMRRGRFEQADGGTLFLDEIGELTPELQVKLLRVLQERRFERVGGGDEIEVDIRVVAATNKDLQKEVENGTFREDLYYRLNVVHVALPPLRERREDIPLLVGHFVEKLARDNGMKPKTFTPEAHDYLTGYEWPGNIRQLQNVVERCLVLVASDTVGVDDLPPEIRDEESQLKSAVDLLPVRLDLADTLEKIEAALIRRALVRAEFVQVKAAELLGISKSLLQYKLKKYGITGH is encoded by the coding sequence ATGAGCGAAACGACGCACATCCTCGTCATAGACGACGAGAAGAACTACCTGCTGGTGCTCGAAGCCCTGCTTACGGACGCGGGCTACGCTGTCACGGCCCTCAACGACCCCGAGACGGCCCTCGCCTTTCTTGAGGAGAGCGAGGTCGACGTTGTCATCACCGACATGAAGATGCCGCGTGTGACCGGGCGCGAGGTGCTCGAACGGGTCAAGAAGACGTGGCCGCACATCCCCGTGTGCATCATGACCGCGTTCGGTTCCATCGAAGGGGCCGTCGACGTGATGAAGTACGGGGCCTTCGACTACATCACCAAACCGTTCTCCAACGACGAACTGCTGCTCTCGGTGCAGAACGCCGCCGAACTCTCGCGGGTACACCGCCAGTACCGCGCCCTGCGCGCCAACCTCGAAGAGCGCTACGGCACGCATCAGATCATCGGTCGTAGCAAGGCCATCCGCGAAGTGCTCGACATGGTCGACAGGGCCGCCCCCAGCCGTTCGACGGTGCTCATCACCGGAGAGTCGGGCACCGGCAAGGAACTGGTGGCCCGGGCCATCCATTTCTCGTCGCCCCGCAACAGCGGGCCCTTCGTCAGCGTCAACTGCATGGCGCTGAATCCGGGCGTACTCGAAAGCGAGCTGTTCGGGCATGAGAAAGGCTCGTTCACCGGGGCCATGGCCATGCGCCGCGGGCGGTTCGAACAGGCCGACGGCGGGACGCTCTTCCTCGACGAAATCGGTGAGCTGACCCCCGAGTTGCAGGTGAAACTGCTGCGGGTGCTTCAGGAGCGCCGCTTCGAACGCGTGGGCGGCGGCGACGAGATAGAGGTCGACATCCGCGTGGTGGCCGCCACCAACAAGGACCTTCAGAAGGAAGTGGAGAACGGAACGTTCCGCGAAGACCTCTACTACCGTCTGAACGTCGTCCATGTTGCCCTGCCGCCCCTGCGCGAACGCCGCGAGGACATTCCCCTGCTGGTGGGTCATTTCGTCGAGAAACTCGCCCGTGACAACGGCATGAAGCCCAAGACCTTCACCCCCGAGGCCCACGACTATCTCACGGGGTACGAATGGCCCGGCAACATCCGCCAACTGCAGAACGTGGTTGAGCGGTGCCTCGTGCTGGTGGCCAGCGACACCGTGGGGGTCGACGACCTGCCGCCGGAGATACGTGACGAGGAGTCGCAGCTGAAGAGCGCCGTGGACCTCTTGCCGGTGCGTCTCGACCTTGCCGACACGCTGGAGAAGATCGAAGCGGCACTCATCCGCAGGGCTCTCGTGCGCGCCGAATTCGTGCAGGTGAAAGCGGCAGAGCTTCTCGGCATCTCCAAGAGCCTGCTCCAGTACAAGCTGAAAAAATACGGCATAACCGGCCACTAG
- a CDS encoding sensor histidine kinase, giving the protein MEIGGYTRLRRRLMLAMLAFSLVPLLALGLFFQKQFTGTYNEKLVSGLEAVTESKRRALDTFLEERVSQIKSLVYTHSFEELSNPARLGEIFSVIQANARSYVDIGIILSNGTHAAYVGPYNLEGANYMDEPWFQEVMLKGQYVSDVFLGFRKYPHFVIAVARREGARTWIVRATIDSAAINQLLRRSYSGNNSDAFLLNTEGLLQSDSRNNGEIMSHSAIPLPPRGKRGILIEPTHSADGRPMIAAMTWLERMPWLLVVMEDPREPLSPLERTNLLLVLFVMGGVAVICLGTFLTTRAIVGKLKDSDRKQAMLDAEFLQSSKMAALGKLAAGVAHEVNNPLMLIRENAGWIKDLLVEEDPAAMRNHKELVTAADKIEMHVDRAKGVTHRMLGLARRLEPLQDDVCVNLLTEQTIKFLETEALHRHITLVKELADDLPPITTDATQVQQVLLNILDNAIDAVGRDGTITIRTGAAPDRSEVFVSVSDTGEGIPPELLSRIFDPFYTTKKVGEGTGLGLAICHSILEKLGGRIHAASAPGQGATFTVTLPLAANPALAADGMLNLR; this is encoded by the coding sequence ATGGAAATCGGCGGCTACACCCGACTGCGACGTAGATTGATGCTGGCCATGCTGGCGTTTTCGCTGGTGCCCCTGCTTGCGCTGGGCCTTTTCTTCCAGAAGCAGTTCACGGGAACCTACAACGAAAAGCTGGTCTCCGGTCTCGAAGCCGTGACCGAAAGCAAGCGGCGCGCCCTTGATACGTTCCTTGAGGAGCGCGTCTCGCAGATAAAGAGCCTCGTCTACACGCACAGCTTCGAGGAACTCTCGAACCCGGCGCGTCTCGGCGAGATATTCTCGGTCATTCAGGCCAATGCACGTTCATACGTCGATATCGGCATCATCCTCTCCAACGGAACCCATGCGGCATACGTCGGCCCCTACAACCTCGAAGGGGCCAACTACATGGACGAACCGTGGTTCCAGGAGGTGATGCTGAAAGGGCAGTACGTCAGCGATGTCTTCCTCGGTTTCCGCAAGTACCCGCATTTCGTCATCGCCGTGGCACGGCGCGAGGGGGCGCGGACATGGATCGTGCGGGCCACCATCGACTCCGCCGCCATCAACCAGCTGCTGCGCCGTTCCTATTCGGGGAACAACAGCGACGCCTTTCTGCTGAACACCGAAGGACTTCTGCAGTCGGACTCGCGCAACAACGGCGAGATCATGTCGCACTCCGCCATCCCCCTGCCGCCGCGCGGCAAGCGGGGCATCCTCATCGAACCCACCCACAGCGCCGACGGACGCCCCATGATCGCCGCCATGACATGGCTCGAGCGGATGCCGTGGCTGCTGGTGGTCATGGAAGACCCGCGCGAACCCCTTTCGCCGCTTGAGCGTACCAACCTGCTGCTGGTGCTGTTCGTCATGGGGGGCGTGGCGGTCATCTGCCTCGGAACCTTCCTCACCACCCGAGCCATCGTCGGCAAGCTCAAGGATAGCGACCGGAAGCAGGCCATGCTCGATGCGGAGTTCCTGCAGTCGAGCAAGATGGCGGCCCTTGGCAAGCTGGCGGCGGGCGTGGCCCACGAAGTGAACAATCCCCTCATGCTCATCCGCGAGAATGCGGGCTGGATCAAGGACCTCCTCGTGGAAGAGGACCCCGCAGCCATGCGGAACCACAAGGAGCTTGTCACCGCCGCCGACAAGATCGAGATGCATGTGGACAGGGCCAAGGGCGTGACGCACCGGATGCTCGGGCTTGCGCGCCGTCTTGAGCCGCTGCAGGACGACGTGTGCGTGAACCTGCTCACCGAGCAGACCATCAAGTTCCTTGAGACCGAGGCCCTGCATCGCCATATCACCCTCGTCAAGGAACTGGCGGACGACCTGCCCCCCATCACGACCGACGCCACGCAGGTGCAGCAGGTGCTGCTCAACATCCTCGACAACGCCATCGACGCTGTGGGCCGCGACGGCACCATCACCATCCGCACCGGGGCCGCCCCGGACAGGAGTGAGGTCTTCGTCTCGGTCAGTGATACGGGCGAGGGCATCCCCCCCGAACTGCTCTCGCGTATTTTCGATCCGTTCTACACCACCAAGAAGGTGGGCGAGGGCACAGGACTCGGCCTCGCCATCTGCCACTCCATTCTCGAAAAACTCGGAGGCCGCATCCACGCCGCGAGTGCGCCCGGACAGGGGGCCACCTTCACCGTGACCCTGCCCCTGGCCGCCAACCCCGCCCTCGCCGCCGACGGGATGCTGAACCTGCGCTGA